From a single Oceaniferula flava genomic region:
- the cysK gene encoding cysteine synthase A: MTQIANNLVETVGNTPLVKLNHVTQGLDAEILVKCEFFNPLFSVKDRIGRSMVETAEKDGSLKPGGTIVEPTSGNTGIALAFVARSKGYRCILTMPETMSMERRMLLRMLGAEIVLTPGPKGMNGAIVKAKQLCEELGEMAFNPSQFDNPANPEAHRLTTAEEIWEATGGNIDAFVAGVGTGGTLTGVSEVLKDRCDMKAFAVEPTDSPVISGGKPGPHKIQGIGAGFIPGNLNVDIIDEVIQVSNEDAFATAQDVAQNEGLPVGISSGGNIWSAIQLAKRPEFAGKRIVTVACSSTERYLSTPLAEKVKEEVSNLAVQDV, from the coding sequence ATGACTCAAATTGCCAACAATCTCGTCGAGACCGTGGGGAACACTCCACTGGTCAAACTCAACCACGTTACTCAGGGCTTAGACGCTGAGATTCTCGTGAAGTGTGAGTTTTTCAACCCTCTGTTCAGCGTCAAGGACCGGATTGGGCGCTCGATGGTGGAGACGGCGGAAAAAGATGGTAGCCTCAAACCCGGCGGCACCATTGTGGAGCCCACTTCAGGAAACACTGGGATCGCACTCGCTTTTGTAGCTCGCTCCAAGGGCTACCGCTGTATTCTGACGATGCCGGAAACCATGTCGATGGAACGCCGCATGCTGCTGCGTATGCTCGGTGCGGAAATCGTGCTCACCCCAGGGCCTAAGGGCATGAACGGCGCCATTGTCAAAGCCAAGCAGCTCTGCGAAGAGCTCGGCGAAATGGCTTTCAACCCAAGCCAATTTGATAACCCGGCAAACCCCGAAGCTCACCGCTTGACCACCGCGGAGGAAATCTGGGAAGCCACCGGCGGAAACATCGATGCCTTCGTGGCTGGTGTGGGCACCGGCGGCACATTGACTGGAGTCAGTGAGGTGCTGAAAGACCGCTGTGATATGAAAGCTTTCGCCGTTGAGCCGACCGATAGTCCGGTCATCTCAGGCGGCAAACCTGGGCCACACAAGATCCAAGGGATCGGTGCTGGCTTTATCCCTGGCAACCTCAATGTCGATATCATCGATGAGGTGATCCAGGTCAGTAACGAAGACGCCTTTGCCACGGCCCAAGATGTGGCGCAGAACGAAGGTCTGCCAGTGGGGATTTCCAGTGGTGGCAATATCTGGTCGGCTATTCAGCTGGCCAAGCGCCCTGAGTTCGCCGGCAAACGCATCGTCACCGTGGCCTGCAGCTCCACCGAGCGCTACCTCAGCACTCCACTCGCCGAGAAGGTGAAGGAGGAGGTCAGCAACTTAGCTGTCCAAGACGTGTAA
- a CDS encoding DUF7133 domain-containing protein: protein MMIRIGFLITALLCAWIQAEDQYGTYELGEGNEIVVTDGVIIREVPVGKGKRPMIAVGTKAGYNYMYDPNDRSMEGIWTGHFGRQDPAGQFEPMNQKMKSFHLKRLPWIFSEPLRLKMKLKQDHKWVGVEVVDGKVYFKTILTEAITGMRWEIKEHLEYISELEQNIHFDIKANKKTKENLNYKLTQVPFRRLSTNGKQNQRNGLKNLFPNQEKFTISFLRRGEKVTIPNGYTVEKVDLPKVRRPFLFEPTDIAFADDGSAYISTRTGAVWKNKDGKWILFADGLQEVNGVLIAPDGKGVYVMQKPELTLLKDTDGDDIADVYVSVEDRYRYTGNYHEFVYGPRMDSEGNLYFSTGLAARGYHQVKGDFKKPMSTSLGYRGWVMKVDKDGNITPYASGLRSPAGIGMNDQDELFVTDNQGDWVASSYLGHVEKDDFLGHPAALWDLPEYGLTPSVLDYKTSPQTVPSVPELDQEKFAKARKHPAVWLSHGDLTNSPGHPAFAPAEGFGPFGGQAFIADIAQRNVVRVSLEKVGGAYQGAVYPFIRPLSSAAYSAGFDKKGNLWIGSVGRGWVAGESELEVIRYKEGESPFEIHHFALTKDGFDIVLTQPMAEKSLVADAIKVREYDYKYWDGYGSEPMHEAPVPVKKVSVSDDGLTVSIELDRKEHFIYQIELPKLKSKSGLVLENNYGVYTLNKLLP, encoded by the coding sequence ATGATGATACGAATCGGTTTTTTAATCACCGCCCTGCTATGTGCATGGATTCAGGCAGAGGATCAATACGGCACATATGAGCTGGGTGAGGGCAACGAAATTGTCGTCACCGATGGCGTGATCATCAGGGAGGTTCCCGTTGGAAAAGGCAAACGGCCGATGATCGCAGTGGGCACGAAGGCTGGTTATAACTACATGTATGATCCGAACGATCGGTCGATGGAGGGGATTTGGACAGGGCACTTTGGTCGCCAAGATCCCGCTGGCCAGTTCGAGCCGATGAACCAGAAAATGAAGTCGTTTCACCTCAAACGACTGCCGTGGATCTTCTCCGAGCCACTGCGCTTGAAGATGAAGCTCAAGCAGGACCACAAGTGGGTCGGGGTGGAAGTGGTCGATGGCAAGGTGTATTTCAAAACCATCCTCACCGAGGCGATCACCGGCATGCGCTGGGAAATTAAAGAGCACCTCGAATACATCTCGGAACTCGAGCAAAATATTCACTTCGACATCAAGGCGAATAAGAAGACCAAGGAGAACCTGAACTACAAACTGACTCAGGTGCCATTCCGCCGACTATCCACCAATGGGAAGCAGAACCAGCGCAACGGACTGAAAAACCTCTTTCCCAACCAGGAGAAGTTCACCATTTCCTTCCTGCGCCGGGGAGAGAAGGTGACCATCCCCAATGGTTACACGGTGGAAAAAGTCGACCTCCCCAAGGTGCGCCGACCGTTCTTGTTTGAGCCGACTGATATTGCCTTTGCCGACGATGGTTCCGCGTATATCTCAACACGCACCGGAGCCGTTTGGAAAAATAAGGATGGTAAATGGATCCTCTTCGCCGATGGCCTTCAGGAGGTCAATGGCGTGCTCATCGCTCCCGATGGCAAGGGCGTCTACGTGATGCAGAAGCCGGAACTCACCCTGCTCAAGGACACGGATGGGGACGACATCGCGGACGTGTATGTATCAGTGGAAGATCGCTACCGCTACACAGGGAACTACCACGAATTCGTCTACGGCCCGCGCATGGATTCCGAGGGGAATCTGTATTTCTCCACCGGCCTCGCCGCCCGTGGCTACCACCAGGTGAAAGGCGATTTTAAAAAGCCAATGTCCACTTCGCTCGGCTACCGCGGCTGGGTCATGAAGGTCGATAAGGATGGCAATATCACTCCTTACGCCTCCGGATTACGGTCGCCCGCCGGCATTGGCATGAACGATCAGGACGAGCTTTTTGTCACCGATAACCAAGGCGACTGGGTGGCCTCATCTTATCTGGGTCACGTGGAGAAGGACGATTTCCTCGGTCACCCGGCTGCACTCTGGGATCTGCCGGAATACGGTCTTACACCGAGTGTGTTAGATTACAAAACCAGTCCGCAAACGGTGCCATCCGTGCCTGAACTCGATCAGGAAAAGTTCGCCAAAGCCAGAAAGCACCCCGCCGTGTGGCTGTCCCACGGTGATCTCACTAACTCCCCTGGTCATCCGGCCTTTGCACCAGCAGAAGGTTTTGGCCCTTTTGGCGGGCAGGCCTTTATTGCGGACATTGCCCAACGTAATGTGGTGCGTGTGTCCTTGGAAAAAGTAGGTGGAGCCTATCAAGGTGCGGTCTACCCATTTATTCGCCCGCTCAGCAGCGCAGCCTACTCGGCAGGCTTTGATAAGAAGGGAAACCTATGGATTGGTTCCGTCGGTCGCGGTTGGGTTGCCGGTGAGTCTGAGCTTGAGGTGATTCGCTACAAGGAAGGCGAATCGCCCTTCGAGATTCATCATTTTGCGCTCACAAAGGATGGTTTCGATATCGTGCTGACCCAGCCTATGGCTGAGAAGTCACTGGTTGCAGACGCGATCAAGGTCCGCGAATATGATTACAAATATTGGGATGGCTACGGTTCCGAGCCCATGCATGAGGCCCCGGTGCCGGTAAAAAAGGTCAGCGTCTCCGACGATGGTCTTACAGTTTCTATCGAGCTCGATCGCAAAGAGCACTTCATCTATCAGATCGAGCTTCCCAAGCTCAAATCCAAGTCCGGCCTCGTGCTTGAGAACAACTACGGTGTCTACACCCTGAACAAACTCCTTCCATGA
- a CDS encoding FAD:protein FMN transferase yields the protein MSKWLIFLGLFFMPPAISAELAELKKYHFSEAHLGTDVHLVFYSDSPEQAEALAQRCFQRVQALDAVLSDYQSHSELSQLCRKPIGKAHPVSKDLFAVIARAQQISCLSHGAFDITMGKASHSWRARRLSKPVPKDHANQGSEMVSFRDVGLVAEQRLVTLRKTMRLDLGGIGKGYIADQVMLVLKKADVTHAAVIIGGETLLADAPPGKTGWRIGIENPEHQIIGTLDLANTAVSTSGDSYQFFEVEGERESHLIDPATRRSKTNRLNVVTIARSSMLADAWATALRVLPTSEARDLADQQPGIEALFIPYRQATSGTKHFPKLAVPEKN from the coding sequence ATGAGTAAGTGGCTCATTTTCTTGGGGCTGTTCTTCATGCCTCCCGCGATCAGTGCCGAGTTGGCTGAACTGAAAAAGTATCATTTTTCAGAAGCGCATCTCGGCACCGATGTGCACCTCGTGTTTTATTCTGACAGTCCCGAGCAAGCGGAGGCCTTGGCGCAGAGGTGTTTTCAGCGGGTGCAAGCGCTCGATGCGGTGCTCTCCGACTACCAGTCTCACAGTGAGCTCAGCCAGCTCTGCCGGAAACCGATTGGGAAAGCGCATCCAGTCAGCAAGGACCTCTTTGCCGTGATCGCCCGGGCCCAGCAGATTAGTTGTCTATCACACGGTGCCTTTGATATCACCATGGGAAAAGCAAGCCACTCCTGGCGTGCCCGGCGTCTCTCGAAACCGGTGCCGAAAGATCACGCTAACCAAGGCTCTGAGATGGTGAGTTTCCGAGATGTCGGTCTAGTGGCCGAGCAGCGCTTGGTCACCTTGCGCAAGACGATGCGCCTTGACCTTGGTGGAATCGGCAAGGGCTATATCGCGGATCAGGTGATGCTGGTCTTGAAAAAAGCTGATGTGACGCACGCGGCGGTGATCATCGGGGGGGAGACCTTGTTAGCCGATGCCCCGCCGGGGAAAACAGGCTGGAGAATCGGGATTGAAAACCCAGAACACCAAATCATCGGCACCCTCGACTTGGCGAACACCGCGGTCTCGACCTCCGGCGATAGCTACCAGTTCTTCGAAGTGGAGGGGGAGCGGGAATCTCATCTGATTGACCCCGCGACGAGGCGAAGCAAAACAAACCGACTCAACGTCGTCACTATTGCACGATCGTCGATGTTGGCAGACGCCTGGGCCACGGCGCTACGGGTCCTACCCACTAGCGAGGCCCGTGATTTGGCCGATCAACAGCCCGGAATCGAAGCTCTGTTCATTCCGTATCGTCAGGCCACGTCAGGGACGAAGCATTTTCCCAAGCTGGCAGTTCCTGAGAAGAACTGA
- a CDS encoding cytochrome c has product MIHLLTNLTLISSCVSLAYAQATDITVQDKTLIQRCLIDDAPSTRMIAVGNPGGFNYAFDALHCAPVFAWSGGFLDFKGEVNGRGGNPSKVLGVRQSLGTDTIPFRVKKSDVAPEAIKFHGYRRDAETGEPTFTYAIDGFPVEQKVDFTTANVVTLNFTFPKPSESKNYYRVDVAQVDKVELSEGLTLSGKQVIEFPAGATTAKITLHLKPANKKFVRKIVKLSGEQIYKMHCNACHSLDGSKLIGPSFKGFFGKKHNVVRNGQEQQVLVDAAYLKESITDPQAAIVKGYEAVPMPSFSKVLSKREIETLVKYLSKL; this is encoded by the coding sequence ATGATTCATCTGCTTACCAACCTGACCCTTATTTCCTCCTGCGTGTCCCTGGCCTATGCCCAGGCCACTGATATCACCGTGCAGGATAAAACGCTGATCCAGCGCTGCCTCATCGATGACGCTCCTTCCACTCGTATGATCGCGGTGGGAAATCCCGGCGGTTTTAACTATGCCTTTGATGCACTGCATTGCGCTCCCGTCTTTGCTTGGAGTGGCGGTTTTTTGGATTTTAAGGGCGAAGTCAATGGTCGTGGTGGTAACCCCAGCAAGGTGCTCGGGGTGAGACAGAGCCTTGGCACGGATACGATTCCATTTCGCGTCAAAAAATCCGACGTCGCTCCGGAGGCGATTAAGTTCCATGGCTACCGTCGCGATGCAGAAACCGGCGAGCCGACATTTACCTACGCGATCGATGGGTTTCCTGTTGAGCAGAAGGTCGATTTCACCACGGCGAACGTGGTCACTCTGAACTTCACCTTTCCCAAACCGAGCGAGAGCAAGAACTACTACCGCGTTGATGTCGCCCAGGTCGACAAGGTGGAGCTGAGCGAAGGGCTTACACTCAGTGGCAAGCAGGTGATCGAATTTCCCGCCGGCGCCACCACTGCGAAGATCACCCTGCACCTCAAACCTGCCAACAAGAAGTTTGTCCGCAAGATCGTCAAACTTTCCGGCGAGCAAATTTACAAGATGCACTGCAACGCCTGCCACTCGCTCGACGGCAGCAAGTTGATCGGCCCCAGTTTCAAGGGCTTCTTCGGCAAGAAACACAACGTTGTGAGAAATGGTCAGGAGCAGCAAGTGCTCGTGGATGCTGCCTACCTGAAGGAATCGATCACCGATCCACAGGCCGCGATTGTCAAAGGTTACGAAGCGGTGCCCATGCCAAGTTTCTCCAAGGTGCTGAGTAAAAGGGAAATTGAGACCTTGGTGAAATACCTCTCGAAGCTCTAA
- the rlmN gene encoding 23S rRNA (adenine(2503)-C(2))-methyltransferase RlmN, translating into MSATEKPATQSLRGLSKEDLEAYVVSAGQKPYRAKQILEWLYQQRVEDIEEMSNLPAPMRDKLASEFHINSMSHVETSGSEDTTRKFLFRLQDGRYVETVFIPASKGLKGKQSDRKTICVSSQVGCAYGCKFCASGLAGFTRNLTADEIIGQMMMVEKLTGESINNIVFMGMGEPLANIKNLIKALEIITGHWGLNIGARHITVSTSGLAPMIKKLAEFPVPIRLAISLHGATDDVRDLIMPVNKKWQIKELFDSLHYWRTFKKQKISLEYILIKGVNDSKEQATILAKRAKGINAKVNLIPYNTVEGLDWVRPSEEVCYGFRDIVADAGINTTLRLEKGHDINAACGQLRLKKETAEGIIPAPVKAG; encoded by the coding sequence GTGTCAGCCACCGAAAAACCAGCTACCCAATCACTCCGAGGCCTCAGCAAAGAAGACCTTGAGGCTTATGTTGTCAGCGCAGGTCAAAAACCCTATCGCGCCAAACAAATCCTGGAATGGCTCTACCAACAACGGGTAGAAGACATCGAGGAGATGAGCAATCTGCCAGCGCCGATGCGTGACAAGCTGGCCAGTGAGTTTCACATCAACAGCATGAGCCATGTGGAAACCAGCGGCTCGGAGGACACCACACGCAAGTTTCTTTTCCGCCTGCAGGACGGCCGCTATGTCGAAACCGTCTTCATTCCCGCCTCCAAAGGACTGAAGGGAAAACAGTCCGATCGGAAAACGATCTGTGTTTCCTCTCAGGTCGGCTGCGCCTACGGCTGCAAATTCTGCGCTTCAGGTTTGGCCGGATTCACCCGCAACCTGACCGCGGATGAGATCATCGGGCAGATGATGATGGTGGAAAAGCTGACTGGGGAATCGATCAATAACATCGTCTTCATGGGCATGGGTGAGCCCCTGGCAAACATCAAGAATCTGATCAAGGCGCTGGAAATCATCACCGGCCACTGGGGGCTGAACATTGGAGCTCGTCACATCACGGTCTCGACCTCCGGACTGGCACCAATGATTAAAAAGCTCGCCGAGTTCCCCGTCCCGATCCGTCTGGCGATCTCGCTGCACGGTGCCACCGACGACGTGCGCGACCTCATCATGCCCGTGAACAAAAAATGGCAGATCAAGGAGCTGTTCGACTCCCTGCACTACTGGCGCACGTTCAAGAAACAGAAAATCTCGCTGGAATATATTCTCATCAAAGGAGTCAACGACTCCAAAGAGCAGGCCACCATCCTGGCCAAACGCGCCAAAGGCATCAACGCCAAGGTGAACCTGATCCCTTACAATACGGTGGAAGGGCTCGACTGGGTGCGTCCGTCCGAGGAGGTGTGTTATGGCTTCCGCGATATCGTCGCCGACGCCGGAATCAATACTACGCTCCGACTGGAAAAGGGCCACGATATCAACGCCGCTTGCGGTCAGCTCCGACTGAAAAAGGAAACCGCCGAGGGAATCATCCCCGCACCGGTGAAGGCTGGGTAG
- a CDS encoding formylglycine-generating enzyme family protein, protein MISSINPHRAILAITALTAFDLCAEGPAAAKPAADVKPAMAKNGFDKEQMRLAKIIHKRIVDYKQIKNQTNGNKPQPFESYTETLKTGAQFKMLPVQGGSFTWQGKELGDKLEVTLSPFWMGKTEVTWEEYEPFMLSQIPRQKDGQVLDFMREQIENDIDFLARPTPPYHPMTYGMKRDGHPAISMTQHAANKYCQWLSYQTGHFYRLPTEAEWEYAARAGTNTKYSWGDSEADADQYAWFGGDNASHYQKPAQKKPNAWGFYDMHGNVLEWTLDQCVPNRKEYFGKGQVRNPWIKATKPYPHVTKGGHWKMPLKEISSAGRTPSDANWKLSDPQDPKSLWYHTNAPWLGFRVVRPAEIPTAEAMYHYWNSGVEADE, encoded by the coding sequence ATGATCTCTAGCATAAATCCTCACAGGGCGATCTTGGCAATCACCGCACTCACGGCATTCGACCTGTGTGCGGAGGGGCCGGCGGCGGCAAAGCCAGCAGCAGATGTAAAGCCGGCGATGGCGAAGAATGGATTCGACAAGGAGCAGATGCGCCTGGCGAAGATCATCCACAAGCGGATAGTCGATTATAAGCAAATCAAGAACCAGACCAACGGCAACAAGCCTCAGCCATTCGAGAGCTACACGGAAACATTGAAAACGGGTGCGCAGTTCAAGATGTTGCCGGTTCAAGGCGGTTCGTTCACTTGGCAGGGAAAAGAACTGGGCGACAAACTTGAGGTAACGCTCTCACCATTCTGGATGGGGAAGACAGAGGTGACTTGGGAAGAATACGAGCCCTTTATGCTGTCGCAAATCCCACGACAAAAAGACGGCCAGGTGCTGGACTTTATGCGCGAGCAGATTGAAAACGACATCGATTTTCTGGCTCGCCCCACGCCACCGTATCACCCGATGACTTACGGGATGAAACGAGACGGTCACCCAGCGATCAGCATGACCCAGCACGCCGCCAACAAATACTGCCAGTGGCTGAGTTATCAAACGGGGCACTTTTACCGTCTCCCCACAGAGGCCGAGTGGGAGTATGCCGCCCGTGCAGGCACCAACACCAAATACAGCTGGGGGGATTCCGAAGCGGATGCCGATCAATATGCCTGGTTCGGTGGTGACAATGCCTCACACTATCAAAAACCTGCTCAGAAAAAACCGAATGCCTGGGGGTTTTACGATATGCACGGTAATGTGTTAGAATGGACCTTGGATCAATGCGTGCCGAACCGGAAAGAATACTTTGGCAAAGGTCAAGTCCGCAACCCGTGGATCAAAGCGACCAAGCCGTATCCTCACGTCACCAAGGGTGGTCACTGGAAAATGCCGCTCAAGGAGATAAGTTCTGCCGGCAGAACTCCTTCCGATGCCAATTGGAAACTCTCTGATCCGCAAGACCCCAAAAGTCTTTGGTATCACACCAATGCGCCGTGGTTAGGTTTCCGTGTGGTCCGCCCGGCCGAGATCCCCACCGCTGAAGCAATGTATCATTATTGGAATTCCGGTGTGGAGGCCGATGAGTAA
- a CDS encoding Gfo/Idh/MocA family oxidoreductase, whose product MSESSSSNQSSQLTRRHFIKNTSLGAAALGLSPVVLPSAHAAKAAGNRKLKVGVVGLGGRGSGAVRDILTADPNTILWAVGDIFEKPLQKVAKFEKKYSGRVDTDGGKRHFVGFDAYQKVIDSGVDIVLLTSTPAFRPLHFEASVAAGKHTFLEKPIALDIPGMKSVIESAKKAQSNGQSVLTGLVWRYSPHLMEMHKRVQDGVIGEVLTTSSSYCGGGRPNKMPDIKYKPAKMPDMEWAQRYWQNYLELGGDGALEFMIHGMDRMSWAMGDGMPVKCYANGANIHPVKGANAWDSFNLRYVYADGRTADFFGRQIPGSYAPSGDTIVGTKGQAFVSGSAASIIVDGKTIWHKKGGLGYVNEHRIFTAHIRKGEVYNDVVDKHKLATSHIIGIMGRTAAYTGKLITDQQIMSSKDVLLADIKNLNFDTPFKPRESAVPGKTPFV is encoded by the coding sequence ATGTCTGAATCATCATCAAGCAATCAATCATCGCAGCTGACTCGCCGGCATTTTATCAAAAACACATCCTTGGGGGCCGCCGCATTGGGGCTCTCCCCGGTGGTTTTGCCAAGTGCCCACGCGGCGAAGGCGGCAGGAAATAGGAAATTAAAAGTGGGAGTGGTCGGCCTTGGTGGTCGTGGCTCGGGAGCTGTCCGAGATATTTTAACGGCCGACCCGAACACCATCCTATGGGCTGTCGGTGATATCTTCGAAAAACCCCTGCAAAAAGTCGCCAAGTTCGAGAAGAAATATTCTGGGCGTGTTGATACCGATGGTGGCAAGCGACATTTCGTTGGCTTTGATGCCTATCAGAAGGTGATCGACAGCGGCGTGGACATAGTGCTCTTGACCAGCACGCCCGCCTTCCGTCCGCTCCATTTCGAGGCTTCCGTGGCCGCAGGTAAACATACCTTCCTGGAGAAACCCATCGCTCTGGATATCCCAGGCATGAAGAGTGTGATCGAGAGTGCGAAAAAGGCGCAGAGTAATGGTCAATCGGTCCTAACAGGCTTGGTCTGGCGATACAGCCCGCACCTGATGGAGATGCACAAGCGCGTGCAAGACGGCGTCATCGGCGAAGTGCTCACCACGTCGTCGTCCTACTGCGGAGGAGGGCGGCCGAACAAGATGCCCGACATCAAATACAAACCGGCCAAGATGCCCGATATGGAATGGGCGCAGAGATATTGGCAGAATTACTTGGAGCTGGGTGGTGATGGTGCCCTGGAGTTCATGATCCACGGGATGGATCGCATGTCATGGGCCATGGGGGATGGCATGCCTGTGAAGTGTTACGCCAATGGCGCAAACATCCATCCCGTCAAAGGTGCCAACGCTTGGGATAGTTTCAACCTGCGTTATGTCTATGCGGATGGGCGCACGGCAGACTTCTTTGGTCGACAGATCCCCGGCTCCTACGCACCCAGTGGCGATACGATTGTGGGCACGAAAGGTCAGGCCTTCGTGAGTGGGTCAGCAGCTTCGATCATCGTGGATGGCAAAACGATCTGGCATAAAAAAGGAGGCTTGGGTTATGTCAACGAACACAGAATTTTCACCGCGCATATCCGCAAAGGTGAGGTTTACAATGACGTGGTGGACAAACACAAACTGGCCACCAGTCATATCATCGGCATCATGGGGCGGACCGCAGCTTACACCGGCAAGCTGATTACGGATCAGCAAATCATGAGCTCGAAGGATGTGCTATTGGCAGACATCAAGAACCTCAACTTCGACACTCCGTTCAAGCCGCGTGAGTCGGCGGTCCCGGGTAAAACTCCATTTGTCTAA
- the purU gene encoding formyltetrahydrofolate deformylase, translated as MQGLILKIDCPDQHGIVAKIASYVADYAGNMTEFSQFTDAVNEKFFARVEIDTTHLSVEVEDFIDGFNTLGKSLHATWHFRRLPYKMRTAVLVTKTDHCLNEILWRTKLGEMPIEITSVIGNRDTCRSIAEQAGLPFHLIDMDGDQKEAGFQQIRSILHEEDVELTVLARFMQILPDWFCSEFGGKIINIHHSFLPAFIGANPYRQAYERGVKLIGATCHYVTSDLDAGPIIEQEVKRVQHFHTPKDLMRLGRDCERNAIARGIRYHVNDRTIIQNNRAIVFPD; from the coding sequence ATGCAAGGGCTCATCCTCAAAATCGACTGTCCGGACCAACACGGCATCGTTGCCAAAATCGCCTCCTACGTGGCGGATTATGCCGGAAACATGACCGAATTCTCCCAGTTCACGGATGCGGTGAACGAGAAGTTTTTTGCGCGGGTGGAAATCGACACCACCCATCTCTCTGTGGAGGTTGAGGACTTCATTGATGGATTCAACACCCTGGGCAAATCCCTGCATGCCACCTGGCACTTTCGTCGACTGCCCTACAAAATGCGCACTGCGGTTCTAGTGACCAAAACCGATCACTGCCTGAACGAAATCCTCTGGCGCACCAAACTGGGTGAAATGCCCATCGAAATCACCTCCGTGATTGGCAATCGCGACACCTGCCGCAGCATTGCCGAGCAGGCCGGGCTCCCCTTTCACCTGATCGACATGGATGGCGACCAAAAAGAAGCCGGCTTCCAGCAAATCCGCAGCATCCTGCACGAGGAAGATGTGGAGCTCACCGTACTAGCACGTTTCATGCAGATCCTCCCCGATTGGTTCTGCTCCGAGTTCGGTGGAAAAATCATCAACATCCACCACTCCTTCCTCCCGGCCTTCATCGGAGCCAATCCGTATCGGCAGGCCTACGAGCGTGGGGTGAAACTAATTGGCGCTACCTGCCACTATGTCACCAGTGACCTCGATGCCGGCCCGATTATTGAGCAGGAGGTCAAGCGGGTGCAGCACTTCCACACCCCCAAGGACCTGATGCGCTTAGGTCGCGACTGCGAACGCAATGCCATCGCTCGTGGTATCCGCTACCACGTCAACGATCGCACCATCATTCAGAACAACCGCGCGATTGTCTTCCCAGACTAA
- a CDS encoding PEP-CTERM sorting domain-containing protein (PEP-CTERM proteins occur, often in large numbers, in the proteomes of bacteria that also encode an exosortase, a predicted intramembrane cysteine proteinase. The presence of a PEP-CTERM domain at a protein's C-terminus predicts cleavage within the sorting domain, followed by covalent anchoring to some some component of the (usually Gram-negative) cell surface. Many PEP-CTERM proteins exhibit an unusual sequence composition that includes large numbers of potential glycosylation sites. Expression of one such protein has been shown restore the ability of a bacterium to form floc, a type of biofilm.) produces MNLLNKANLMLLSGALLTGTSSAITLIGTEFDGTKNGTAMNGIAWTTNGVTASSTTMTAVNDFQSTGTGDLFTTTDANSLFAVNNNLGHNSGQGTWNTSFSFTTSATDIIVLNDFTLVSDNFGGTGDFNITSNTTLWTIELTGGTGAETITTEHVHAADDGTAHPLSTTASFAGVTLDANTTYTVKITADGTNGAGFHIGLDSIAMGGTVSTVPEPSSALLLGLAGSACLILRRRV; encoded by the coding sequence ATGAACCTACTCAACAAAGCAAATCTGATGCTGCTCTCCGGGGCGCTTCTTACGGGCACAAGTAGTGCTATCACCCTGATCGGCACGGAATTCGACGGCACCAAAAATGGCACTGCCATGAATGGTATCGCATGGACGACCAATGGTGTGACCGCCAGCTCAACCACGATGACTGCAGTCAACGATTTCCAGTCCACAGGCACGGGTGACTTATTCACGACGACAGATGCCAATTCTTTGTTCGCCGTGAATAACAACCTGGGGCACAACAGCGGGCAGGGAACATGGAACACCTCATTTTCATTCACCACGAGTGCGACTGATATCATCGTGCTCAATGATTTCACTCTGGTAAGTGATAACTTCGGGGGCACAGGAGATTTCAATATCACTAGCAATACCACCCTCTGGACCATTGAACTTACCGGTGGCACGGGGGCTGAAACCATCACTACCGAGCACGTCCATGCAGCCGATGATGGAACGGCTCATCCGCTTTCCACCACAGCCTCCTTCGCAGGGGTAACCTTGGATGCGAACACTACCTATACGGTGAAAATTACCGCAGACGGAACCAATGGTGCAGGCTTTCACATCGGTTTGGACAGCATTGCCATGGGAGGCACCGTCTCGACGGTTCCTGAGCCATCATCCGCCTTGCTGCTTGGCCTGGCCGGTTCAGCCTGCCTGATTCTGCGCCGTCGCGTGTAG